The following DNA comes from Microbacterium wangchenii.
CGACAGCGACCAGCCGACGGACATCGTGGCCGCGCAGAGCCCGTCCGGGTCTGCGCCGGGCGGCACCCCGATCACGATCAGCCCCAGCAACGGGCAGGCCGGCGCAGTGCCCGATGTGACCGGCCAGGCCCCGGTCAAGGCGCTCGCCACACTCCGGCAGACGTTCCCCGAAGCGACGCTCGGCACGTGCACGGAAGACCCGGAGGGCGGCGCCCAGGGTCGCGTGACCGGAACCGATCCCGCCGCCGGGACCGTCGCGCCGCGGAGCACCGCGATCACGATCAACTACACCAGCGCGGACTGCGACTAGGTGGCGCCCGGCCCCATCGCCAAGACCACCCTCACGGCCCTCGGTGCCGTGGGGGTGGTCGGTGCATCCGCCGCCGTCTGGGGGATCGGGATCGAGCGATACCTGTTCACCGTCCGGTACGCCGCCCTCCGGGTTCTGCCCGCCGGCGCGTCGCCCGTGCGCGTGCTGCACCTCTCCGATGCGCACATGGCGCCCTGGCAGAGGCGCAAGCAGCAGTGGATCGCCGGCCTGGCCGACCTGCGCCCGGACCTCATCGTCAACACGGGTGACAACCTCGGCCACGCGGAGGGCCTTGCCGGCATTCGCGCTGCCTTCGCGCCGTTCGCCGGAATTCCGGGCGTCTTCGTCCACGGCTCCAACGACATGCAGGCCCCGTCTCCACGCAATCCGCTGCTGTACTTCTCCGGCCCGTCCAAGCGGAAGCCGGCGGTGCAGAACCTCGACGTGGACGCCCTCGACCGCTACCTCGAGGACGAGCTGGGCTGGCGCGACCTCGACAACACCGCCGCGGCGCTCGCGGTGGGCGGTCTGCGCATCCGTGCGTTCGGCGTCGATGACGCCCACCGCGACTGGGACGACCTCGAAGCGACCGCCACGGCATTGGCGGGCCTGGGCGACGGCGACCTGTCCCTCGGTGTCACCCACGCGCCCTATCGGCGAGTTCTGGACGAGTTCACCGACCTCGGCGCCGACGTGCTGCTGGCCGGCCACACGCACGGCGGACAGGTGCGGATCCCGGGAAGCCGGAAGGCCCTCGTGGCCAACTGCGACGTCCCGTTGGATCAGGCCCGTGGCCTGAGCGACTGGACCCACGACGGGCGCACCGTGCCGCTGAACGTCAGCGCGGGGATCGGCCACTCGATCTACGCGCCGGTGCGCTTCGCCTGCCGCCCCGAGGTCACGCTCCTCACGCTCCTGCCCCGCTGAGCCGCCGCCTCTCCTCCCCAGCCCCGTCCGGGCAGCCGGCCATCCACAGGCCCTGCCTGCGGGGCGTACGCGGCGTGGGGCTGCGGGCACGATCGGTGCATTCGATCCGCCGAAGGGGAGCCGTCCATGCCCGCTGTGCCCACCCGCCGCGCCTCGCTGGCGCGCCGCATCATCCTCGCCCTTCTCTTCGGCCTCGCCGTCGCCGGCGCCGTGCTGACGACCGCACCGCCGGCCTCCGCGGCATCCCAGGGCGCGGGATTCGGCACGTGGGCACCCCTGTCAGCGCACGGATGGCACGGATCGATGCTCATCGACGGCGTGCACACCTACTGCATCGTGCCGGGGCTCCCGGCTCCGACCGGTCCGAGCACCGACCACGGAGTCCGCGGCGACGCCGCGGGGCTCTCCCCGCAGCAGCTGGCCGGGATCAACCATCTCGTGACCACCTACGGACAGACCGCCGACCCGGTGCAGGCGGCGAGCGTCGGGTGGGCCGTCAAGGCCATCGCCGACCTCGACACCACCCTGCACTCGTGGGGATACCCCGGCGACTCCCTCGCCGGAGCGGTCGATCACATCTTCTCGCGTCTGGCGCCGGAGCATTCCGCGGACATCCAGCAGAAGGCGGAGGCCTACTACGCCGAAGGCATGGCGGTCACCGTACCGGGTGCCGACGCCGCACTTACCCTCACGACCGACGACGCCGACCCGCGCCGCGGCACGCTCCGGATGGACGGCGGGGCCGGGACGGCGGTGATCCTGGCGCTCGAGAACGCCGTCTTCGCGGAGACCGGCACGGCAGAGCTCGCCCGCACGGTGCCGGGGACCGCCTATGAGATCCGTGCCGTCGCCCCCGACGACGCCGGCGCCCCGTTCACCGTGCGCGCGAGCGCGGCGGTTTCGGCCACGATCGCGCCTGCGGTGCGGTACTTCACCACCGAGGGCCAGCAGCACACGGCGGGGCCGGGAGGATCCGTGCACTACACCGTCACGACCGAGGACGACATTCCCCGCCCCGTCGTGTTCTCCGCCGGAATCACGACGCAGGTGCTGGCGCCGGAGTCGGCCACCGGGCACTTCGTCGACGACGTCACCCTGACGCCGGTCGAGGGAGTGTGGCCGCGCTCGGCCGACGGCGCGTTCGTCCCCGTGCGCGCCACGGCGGTCGTGTACCGGACGGATGCAGCACCGGCCGGACCCGACGTGCCGGCCGATGCCGTGCCGGTCGGCGAACTGGAACTGGTGACGGAGCCGGCGCAGGGTGGCGGCACGTACCGCGTGACCTCGCCGTGGCAGTTGCCGGGGCCGGGGTACTACACGGCCGTGTGGGAGATCGCCGCATCCGCTCAGGAGCCCTCGGTGGCCCCCCATCTCGAACGCGACTACCGCTGGAGCGAAGACTTCGGCGTGCCCAGCCAGGTGCTGCACGTGCCTACGCCGCCGGTGGCTCAGCCCGCACCGGATGACGCCCCACGTGCCCTCGCCGCGACCGGTCTGTGGGACGACGCCGGTGCCCGGGTGGGAGCGGGCGGGTGTGCGGCGCTCCTGGCAGGCGTCGCGATCCTGGTCCACCTCGCCCAGCGGAGACGAGTGGCGGCGCGCTGACGGATGCGGCCGGTTCGGAGCATGCCTCGGTTCGGGGTAGACTCGGGGGGTTGCAACGGGGTGTGGCGCAGCTTGGTAGCGCGCTTCGTTCGGGACGAAGAGGCCGCAGGTTCAAATCCTGTCACCCCGACCACGTAGCATCGAGAAGAAGGCCCCGTCGCCTGACGGGGCCTTCTTCTTGCCTCAGACGTCTCGGACAGGAGCACTGTGCCCGCATCCACGCCCCGCCTCGTCGCCTTCGACCTCGACGACACCCTCGCGCCCTCGAAGAGCCCGATCGATCCGCGCATCGGCGATCTGCTCATCGCGCTGGCCGAACGGGTCGAGGTCGCGATCATCTCCGGCGGTCAGCTCGCGCAGTTCCGCAGTCAGGTCGTCGATCGCCTGCCGGCGGCCTCCGCCGAGACTCTCGGCCGCGTGCACCTGATGCCCACGTGCGGCACGCAGTACTACCGCCTCACCGGCGGTGAGATCGAGACCGTGTACGCCCACTCACTCACCGACGACGAGAAGACGCGCGCCCTGACCGCCGTGGAGGAGGAAGCCCGCCGCCTCGGTCTGTGGGAGTCGGAGACGTGGGGCGACATCCTGGAGGACCGCGGCTCGCAGATCACGTTCTCCGCCCTCGGCCAGCGTGCTCCGCTGGAGGCCAAGACGGCGTGGGACCCGACGGGCGCCAAGAAGAACGCCCTCCGCGAAGCGGTCGCCGCGCGCATCCCCGATCTCGAGGTCCGCTCCGGCGGTTCGACGTCGGTGGACATCACCCACCGCGGCATCGACAAGGCCTACGGCATGACGCAGCTGGCCGAGGTCACCGGCATCCCCCTCGACGACATGCTGTTCATCGGCGACCGGCTCGACCCGGACGGCAACGACTACCCGGTCCTGGCGCTCGGCGTTGCCTGCCACGCGGTCCACGGGTGGCCCGACACCGCCGCGTACCTCGACGCCCTCATCCCCACGCTCCCCGCGCGCTGACGCGCGAAACACCACATTCCGGCCGAGACAACACGCGTCGCGTGGTGTCTCGGCCGGAATGTGGTGTTTCAGGGGTTCAGACGGAGGCTGCGGACGGCGCGGACTGACCGAGGGGCACCAGACGCGCGAGCTGCGTGACGTGACCCGGCTCCAGCTCGGCGAGCGAGGCGACTCCGAGCAGCGCCATCGTGCGCTCGATCTCGCTGCGCAGGATCTGGATGGCGCGGTCCACGCCCGCGCGTCCGCCCGCCATGAGCCCGTACAGGTACGCCCGGCCGATGAGGGTGAACTTCGCGCCGAGGGCGACGGATGCGACGATGTCGGCGCCGTTCATGATGCCCGTGTCGATCATGACCGTGGCGTCCTTGCCCACTTCGCGGACGACCTGCGGCAGGAGGTGGAACGGGATCGGCGCGCGGTCGAGCTGCCGGCCGCCGTGGTTGGAGAGGATGATCCCGTCCACGCCGGCGTCGATCAGGCGCACGCTGTCTTCGACGTTCTGCACGCCCTTGACGACGATCTTCCCCGGCCACATGGAGCGGATGACCTCGAGGTCGTCGAAGCTGATGGTGGGATCCATCGCCGCGTTGAGGAGGTCCCCGACCGTACCGCCGGTGTCGGTGAGGGAGGCGAACTCGAGCTTGGGCGTCGTGAGGAAATCGATCCACCACCACGGACGCGGAATGGCGTTCACGATCGTCCCGAGGGTCAGCTGCGGCGGGATGGAGAACCCGTTGCGCTTGTCGCGCAGGCGCGCGCCGGCGATGGGGGTGTCGACGGTGAACATGAGGGTGTCGAAGCCCGCCTCCCCGGCACGGCGGACGAGGTCGTAGGAGATCTCGCGCTGACGCATGACGTACAGCTGGAACCAGTTGCGCCCGTGCGGGTTGGCCTGGCGCACGCCCTCGATGGAGGTCGTCCCCAGCGTGGAGAGGGTGAACGGGATGCCCGCGGCCGCCGCCGCCGAGGCCCCCGCCGTCTCCCCCTCGGTCTGCATGAGGCGCGTGAACCCGGTGGGCGCGATGCCGAAGGGCAGCGCGCTGGGTCCACCGAGGATCGTGGTGGAGGTGTCGACGTTCTCCGCGGGGCGCAGCACGCTCGGGTGGAACTCGATGTCTTCGAACGCCTGCCGCGCGCGGGCCAGCGACAGCTCGCCCTCGGCGGCGCCGTCGGTGTAGTCGAAGGCGGCTTTGGGTGTACGCCGCTGCGCGATGCGGCGGAGGTCGGCGATCGTGAGCGCACCGTCGAGTCGCCGCTTCTTCCCGTTGAGCTCGGGGGCCTTGAACTTCATCAGCTCGAAGATCTCGACGGGCCGAGGCAGCTGTCGGGTGACCATGGGTTCTCTCCTCAGGAGAGGCGGGCGAGGCCCGCCTCGTCGTAGTACCGGGTGATGTGGGCGTGGATGAGGCTGCGCGCCGTCGCGCCGTCGCCTCCGTCGATGGCCGAGACGATCGCGCGATGCTCCGTCCGGAGCCGCTCTGCGGTGCCGTCCCAGTCGTCCAGCGCGGTGGCACCGGCGAGCACGTACGACTCGATCGCGGTGCGAAGGCCCTCCATCATGGCCGAGGCCACGACGTTGCCTGAGGCCTCGACGAGGGCGAGGTGGAAGCGGGCGTCCAGAGCGAGGAACTCCGCCGGCGAGAGGCCCACGGCATCCATCGCGTCCAGCACCGCGGCGGCGGACGCGGTGTCCCGGTGCGGATCGCCGGCGAGCTCGTCCAGCGCCGCGGCCTCCAGCACGACGCGCGTGCGCACGACGTCGTCGACGGGGAAGCCGTTCGCCGCCACCTGCAGCCGCAGAAGAGCGGACACGCCGCCGCGAGGGGCGGCCACGATCATCGCGCCGGAGGTGGGTCCTGAGCCGGTCGCGGTGCGCAGCAGGCCCAGCACCTCCAGCACGCGCAGGGCTTCCCGCACGCTGGACCGGCCGACTCCCAGCTGCGTCGCCAGTTCCCGCTCGGGTGCCAGCCGGTCGCCGGGTGCCACGCGTCCCGCGCGCAGCTCGGTCTCGATGTGTTCGAGCACGACCTGCCACGCGCGGAGGGCTGAGCGGTCTTCCATGGAACCTCCTGTGGTCCGACCACATTACCGGCCCTGGGGCCGCTGCCACAAGCGCACTAGCCTGGGGCCGTGGATCCGCTCCTGATCGTCGTACTCCTGGCCGCCGTCACCTGCGCGGCGTGCTGGGTGCTGTCCCTCGTCACCAAGGACACCTCGTGGGTCGACCGCATCTGGTCGATCGTCCCGGTCGCGTACGTGTGGATCTTCGCCGTCGCCGCGATCGTCGACGGCCGCGACGCGTCGCGCCTGATCCTGATGGCGCTCGTGGTGACGGCGTGGGGGGCGCGGCTGACCTTCAACTTCGCCCGCAAGGGCGGCTACACCGGCATGGAGGACTACCGCTGGGCGATCCTGCGCTCGCGCATGAGCCCTGCCGTGTTCCAGGTGTTCAATCTGCTGTTCATCGTGCTGTACCAGAACGCGCTGCTGGTGCTCATCTCGCTTCCGGCGTTCATGGCGTGGCAGCATCCGACGCGGTTGACCGCGTGGGATACGGGGCTGGCCATGCTGTTCCTCGCCTTCCTGGTCGACGAGTTCGTCGCCGACCAGCAGCAGTGGGACTTCCATCAGGCCAAGAAGCGGGCGGGCGGCACGTTGGAGCCCGGGTTCGTCACGACGGGCCTCTTCCGCTTCAGCCGGCACCCGAACTTCTTCTTCGAGCAGGCGCAGTGGTGGGTGTTCTACGGCATCGGCGCCGTCGCCGCCCTCTCGGCGGGCCTGGGAATCTGGGGTGGCCTGGTGAACTGGACGATCGTGGGACCGACGCTGCTCACGGTGCTGTTCATCGGCTCGACGATCTTCACGGAGTCGATCAGCGCGTCGAAGTATCCGGCGTACGCCGACTATCAGCGCCGTACGTCGATGCTCGTCCCGCTCCCGCCACGGCGACCTGCCGTGACGCAGCACACCTGAGCGTCAGCGGGCGGTGGCGTACCCGGCGGGGTTGTGGCTCTGCCAGTTCCAGTAGTCGCGGCAGGCGTCGTCGATCGACAGGCGCGTGCGCCAGCCCAGGTCCCGCGCGGCCTTCGAGGGGTCGCAGTAGGTCGCGGCGACATCCCCCGGCCGGCGCGGGAGGACGCGCGCAGGCAGCTCGCGGCCGACGGCCTTCTCGAACGAGGCGATGAGCTCCCGCACGCTCACCGGGGTGCCGGTGCCCAGGTTGTACACGGCGTATCCCGGCTTCGCCTGCTCGAGGGCCACGACGTGACCTTCGGCCAGGTCGACGACGTGGATGTAGTCCCGCAGGCCGGTGCCGTCGGGGGTGTCGTAGTCGTCGCCGAAGATCCCGATCTCCTCCAGCGCCCCGATCGCCACGCGCGAGACGTACGGCATCAGGTTGTTGGGGATCCCTGCCGGATCCTCGCCGATGAGGCCGCTGGGGTGCGCGCCGACCGGGTTGAAGTAGCGCAGCACCGTGACGTTCAGCTCGGGGTTCACGCGCGCCAGGTCGGCGAGGACGACCTCGTTCATGCGCTTGGACTTGCTGTAGGCGTTGGAGAGGTCCACGCTCGTGGTGGCCTCCTCGGTGAAAGGGAGGTCGGCGGGGTCGGAGTACACCGTGCCGGTGCTGGAGAACACGAACGAGCGGATGCCGTGGCGGACACCGACGTCGGCCAGCGCGAACGTCGTGTCGAGGTTGTTGCGGTAATACTCCAGCGGGATCTGCGTCGACTCCCCCACGGCCTTGAACGCGGCCAGGTGGATGATCGCGTCGATCGGGCCGTGCGCGGCGAAGACGCCCTCGACGACCTCGCGGTCGGCCGCATCCCCCACCACCAGAGGCGCGGGCTTGCCGGTGATCTGCGCGACCCGCTCGGCGGCCACCGCGCTCGTGCCCGACAGATCGTCCAGCAGCACGACCTCATGACCGGCATCCAGCAGGGACACGGCGGTGTGCGCGCCGATGTAACCGGCGCCGCCGGCCAGGAGTACTCGCATGATGCCAGCGTATCCGCCCGAAGGCACCGGGTCAGGTGCGCTCAGCGGCCGTCGAGGCGCCCGCCCGATTCCCGCAGGTAGCACACCGCGCACATCGACTCGTACGTCACGACTCCCGTCGT
Coding sequences within:
- a CDS encoding metallophosphoesterase encodes the protein MAPGPIAKTTLTALGAVGVVGASAAVWGIGIERYLFTVRYAALRVLPAGASPVRVLHLSDAHMAPWQRRKQQWIAGLADLRPDLIVNTGDNLGHAEGLAGIRAAFAPFAGIPGVFVHGSNDMQAPSPRNPLLYFSGPSKRKPAVQNLDVDALDRYLEDELGWRDLDNTAAALAVGGLRIRAFGVDDAHRDWDDLEATATALAGLGDGDLSLGVTHAPYRRVLDEFTDLGADVLLAGHTHGGQVRIPGSRKALVANCDVPLDQARGLSDWTHDGRTVPLNVSAGIGHSIYAPVRFACRPEVTLLTLLPR
- a CDS encoding HAD-IIB family hydrolase, yielding MPASTPRLVAFDLDDTLAPSKSPIDPRIGDLLIALAERVEVAIISGGQLAQFRSQVVDRLPAASAETLGRVHLMPTCGTQYYRLTGGEIETVYAHSLTDDEKTRALTAVEEEARRLGLWESETWGDILEDRGSQITFSALGQRAPLEAKTAWDPTGAKKNALREAVAARIPDLEVRSGGSTSVDITHRGIDKAYGMTQLAEVTGIPLDDMLFIGDRLDPDGNDYPVLALGVACHAVHGWPDTAAYLDALIPTLPAR
- a CDS encoding alpha-hydroxy acid oxidase, with amino-acid sequence MVTRQLPRPVEIFELMKFKAPELNGKKRRLDGALTIADLRRIAQRRTPKAAFDYTDGAAEGELSLARARQAFEDIEFHPSVLRPAENVDTSTTILGGPSALPFGIAPTGFTRLMQTEGETAGASAAAAAGIPFTLSTLGTTSIEGVRQANPHGRNWFQLYVMRQREISYDLVRRAGEAGFDTLMFTVDTPIAGARLRDKRNGFSIPPQLTLGTIVNAIPRPWWWIDFLTTPKLEFASLTDTGGTVGDLLNAAMDPTISFDDLEVIRSMWPGKIVVKGVQNVEDSVRLIDAGVDGIILSNHGGRQLDRAPIPFHLLPQVVREVGKDATVMIDTGIMNGADIVASVALGAKFTLIGRAYLYGLMAGGRAGVDRAIQILRSEIERTMALLGVASLAELEPGHVTQLARLVPLGQSAPSAASV
- a CDS encoding FadR/GntR family transcriptional regulator, whose protein sequence is MEDRSALRAWQVVLEHIETELRAGRVAPGDRLAPERELATQLGVGRSSVREALRVLEVLGLLRTATGSGPTSGAMIVAAPRGGVSALLRLQVAANGFPVDDVVRTRVVLEAAALDELAGDPHRDTASAAAVLDAMDAVGLSPAEFLALDARFHLALVEASGNVVASAMMEGLRTAIESYVLAGATALDDWDGTAERLRTEHRAIVSAIDGGDGATARSLIHAHITRYYDEAGLARLS
- a CDS encoding DUF1295 domain-containing protein — encoded protein: MDPLLIVVLLAAVTCAACWVLSLVTKDTSWVDRIWSIVPVAYVWIFAVAAIVDGRDASRLILMALVVTAWGARLTFNFARKGGYTGMEDYRWAILRSRMSPAVFQVFNLLFIVLYQNALLVLISLPAFMAWQHPTRLTAWDTGLAMLFLAFLVDEFVADQQQWDFHQAKKRAGGTLEPGFVTTGLFRFSRHPNFFFEQAQWWVFYGIGAVAALSAGLGIWGGLVNWTIVGPTLLTVLFIGSTIFTESISASKYPAYADYQRRTSMLVPLPPRRPAVTQHT
- the galE gene encoding UDP-glucose 4-epimerase GalE, which translates into the protein MRVLLAGGAGYIGAHTAVSLLDAGHEVVLLDDLSGTSAVAAERVAQITGKPAPLVVGDAADREVVEGVFAAHGPIDAIIHLAAFKAVGESTQIPLEYYRNNLDTTFALADVGVRHGIRSFVFSSTGTVYSDPADLPFTEEATTSVDLSNAYSKSKRMNEVVLADLARVNPELNVTVLRYFNPVGAHPSGLIGEDPAGIPNNLMPYVSRVAIGALEEIGIFGDDYDTPDGTGLRDYIHVVDLAEGHVVALEQAKPGYAVYNLGTGTPVSVRELIASFEKAVGRELPARVLPRRPGDVAATYCDPSKAARDLGWRTRLSIDDACRDYWNWQSHNPAGYATAR